The DNA sequence TGACAGTCCCTAGCAGTTAACTTTCAGAGTTAGCTTCCCCTTTATGTGAGGAACCCCATATGAGGTACtgagaagaaatagagaaaactaGATGAGCACATACACATACCATTTCTCTCAGGAAAAAATTCTAAGTGGTACTTTCTAGTACCTAGAAAGTAGCTAGCAGTGTGAAAACTACTAAAGTATGCACTTAGCCTCCATGTGTGGGGTAAAAGGTCCATGTCAGAAGGGATCCCTGAAAAGATGAGCTTGAGCTGAGTGTAGAAGAACAGATGACATTTTAGAAATCGTTAGAACAGTCTTTACAGCAGGAATGAGCACACTGGGGCCAGGAGAGGTGGGGAGGTTACAGGGGACCGTGGACCTGGCTCAAGGAGTAACATTATAAGACATGggaagtgtgtgtggggtgggtaGAGCTAGACTAGGCTCCACTGAGGAGTTTCTGCTTTTTGGATTGTAGAAGAGTATCGACTCCCTCGAAAACACATCCAAGGCCTAGAAAATGCCCCCAAACCTGGCAAGAAGAAGTGACAGACTCTTGTTTCATGCGGTGGATTCCGGTGGTAATTTATATGAGCATGGTCagcttttacaaataaaaaaattaattatttgccAAATGTTTTTATTCCAATCTAAATCTGATTCCCTTcttgtttcctccacttagtgaAAATGTTGTACTAACTTTCAAAGTCAGAAGCATCTGAAATGGGCAGATGAGGCTGCCATGCTGTACCTTTCCCTTCATGTGGTTTCAATGGCTCAATTCCTCCCCTGCTTTCAAGGCAGAACAGCCCAAAGTTCAAGCAGGTGGggtcttctgtttttaaataccCTCTACCAAGTATCCCACAGCTTCCTGCTCATCTGTTTCTACCACCTAGTTGGGAAATAGTCCCTTTCCATCTCTAAAAGTGTTAGTCACATAAAAAACACAACCCAGCTGTTCTCTGCCACCAAAGTAACAGAAAAATTGACTCTAAAAGTACAATTTTATTGTACTTTGACAATAAAAGTACAGTAGAACATGGGTTTCTGTATCACCATGGGTCTAGCCCAGTTTAGCACACTGACACTATGGGTAAATTTGTGATCTGACTCTACGATGAGTTTTGTTTCAGTGAAGTCTTAGCCAGCAAATGCCTCCTTTAGTCCTACCTTCTTAACCTGGGGTTCACAGGGGCCTTCAGTCGGTTCAGAGGGCCTATGAACTCCCTGAAGTGCTGCACAAGATTCTGTCACATTCCAAAGAGATCAGTGGAAATGTTCAGAACCACTGCTCCTATCCCTCTAAAGTTCATGAAAGTCATCTTTGTGACCAGACCTTTTCTCGTGTGACAGGAGTAAAGGCTGTGCTAAATCCTGGATTTTATCTTCAAGAAATAATCACACTTCATggactttttttcttatcatctcacttttttggcagtactgagaatagaacttggggctttgagtttgctaggcaagcattctactacttgagccatgccccagccctcactttttaaaaactgagattgGAAAGGCTTGAAAATATCCACAATGTCCATGGATTACCCATCTGATgcttagaaatgaagaaagggaTGGGTATGAAAATGTATGTGTGGTACCTCCTACCTTTTGCTGTCAGGTGCAGAATAGGCCTTTCCACTAGTAAGAAAATACCTTAACCTCACTCACTAATCCTGTCTACTGGCATGAACACATGGAACCTAGAAAGGATTTCTAGAAATTACCCCAAATAGAATCTGATTGCAGAGAAGCTTTTGGACAGCCAGAGTTTGATCTGAGGGAGTAGTAGTGAAATATGTTCCTTAATATGAATATGAATAACACACAGTGCAAAATTACTTCACAAACATCTGTTTTGAGCAGTTTTGGAGGGATTGGGGGTTCAGAGAGATTATGCCTTTTTTTAAAATCCCTGTTAAAGACATAAGGCAGTAATGGTGGAGGAGGTTcccacaaaaggaaaagaatgtcttCTCTTACCTGTGGTTTAACTCAGTACTTTGCTATGACAGTACTGTTGAGACCTGTGCTTTGAATGGTTTTTCCAGTAATAGTGACACATTTGCATTGAGTCACCATCCTTTCCCACACGTGAACAGCATGGAAATATATAAGAAGGCAGGGTAGAATTAGCcagtgtattcttttttttctgtgtgctaAGGCAAGTAATCTATATCAAGGTCAAACTTACAACTTTGAACCTGTTAACCCTATGCTATAATTAAATGAGTGCCAGTGAAAAGCAGAAACTGCTTTGTTTCTGTGATTTGGCAGGGATTGAAAGGATACCTCTTGGAGTTCTAGGTGGACTCACGTTACAAATGTGTATCATAATTGGCTAATTTTAAGGGTGTCTGGTGTATAGAGTATTTTCTCTTACAGGGAGGTAGGGGCTAAACTAGGATGAGCTCTGAAGAACGCTTATAGCCTAGGGGCTGCATTCATTGCAGGATATGTGATCAACCCTGGAAGATAGGCAAGAATTTCTCCTTAATAACTTTTATGTGGTTATTTCTGTGATCATGGAGATGTTCCTTTGCAGAGGATGCCAAAGTGAGACTGTGTGGGTCATCTAATTCAGCCCTCCTTCTCTAGGGGAAATGATAAACTTCCAAACACATtcctatcttatttttaaatatttcagaagAACCATTATTTATCTCAGTAGCCTGTCCTTGAATTTAACCATCCTTAGCTCCAAAAAGCCCTGCTCTTTTATAACTCAGTATTTGCTTCTGTACTGAGTCCCCTCTCCTCTTCAGCTCTGGGGAGGTATAGAATAGCCAGGCACCTGAGCAACAACTTCCAGCCCACACATTTGGACAGTTTTCTCAAAAGTATTTGAACAGTAGCCGTCATTCCTGTTTCCTGACAAAAGAAAACCTGGCTTTGCCACTAAGTGTGTGATCATCTCTGATTCCCCTTCACTCCCCAGGCCAATTTCCATAAGATGGCAAAGTTCAAGGAAGACATTTTCATTGTGAATCATTTTTACCACaagcttttattactttttaaaacccatataagaaagacatttaaaaagaaaatatcctcaaaacaaacaaacacacactgaGCAACACAACCATAGAAGGCACTACAGCAGTTATACCCACCTCTGGGAGGGAGGGGAACTCTACACATACTTTCCAGAGGCTCAAACCTCATTCTAGGTCCAGGGTCTAACTGCTTCAAAGTCTTAATTTCCCATCATTTCCTTATTTCATAAacacccttttctctttatatatagctatatgcttctctctctctctctctctctctatatatatatatatatacacacacacacacgactttcttctcaaaaataaagtaaCCATCCCCATGGAGGTTCTCAGCAGCATTCACAGCGGTTGCAGCAGGAGCCATGCCTTCTCTGATTTTAGAGACATGCAGAATGAGGGAAGTGACTCAACTGCTCCCTGTGACACAGCAGGGAGAGTGAGTTCTTAAGGGAGGGAGGTGATAAGGCTGAGCATGAGATGGCAGATAACCTGGGAGTTTCTGTCTTATACAGTCCTTTAGAGTTGCTAGCTTGTGTTGCTTTTGCAGCTCTAAAGACAACACAGTTTGTATGACAAGGGGTCAGCATTCCTCTGGGATAAGGGGCAGTGTGGACTCAGCCTGGATCAGGGAGGGAACGTCTTAGGCTACATGAACAAGCTTGGGCCCTAGGTCCCCTAGAGGGACCTGAGAAGGCAGAGGACAGCAAAAAAATGGTCTCTTAGAAACTGGATTGGAACAGCAGCCCTGCTTTGAAAAAAGACAagtccttctccctctcctttagAGGTCtttgcagtcctagctacttgctGGAATtgtctaatttattttaaacttgaACCTAAACAAGGAGCCAGTACAAAAGTTCAGATTCAGGAATCTGATTCTCCCTGTCCATGTGGTCTGATACTACTTCTTAGTAGTCAAAGCCTAGGAACCTGGATGGGTAGAAGGAGTGACCCTCACCCCGTACGTGGAGGGAGGGCTCCTCTGGCCTTGTATCCCACACCACTGTTGTCCACTTCCTGGCAGTAACAAGCCAGCAACAGAGCTTCAAGCTAATATGCcctgctctttctctctccctctttctctgaaaACAAAAAGGCACTGAGGTCAATGGGGAGGCCAGGCCCATGGGTTTGTTGAGTGCAGTGTCTCGGGCAGGCCGTTCTTCAAAACAGAAAGGACTCCAAGCTGGCCTAGTTGCAGGATCCCCCTCTGTAATCAAGGCCACTCCTTGGGAAGCTCCTGGAGATCCCAGCATCTTGGTAGGAGAAGGGAGGCAGTGCTGGAGGCCAAGAGCAGAGAACCAAAGCAGCCCAGGCCCTCTACTCTAACTGGGGGAAGGCTAAAGATAGGTTTCTCTACAATGCTTTTTTGGTTTTCTCTTGCCTGATTTCCTGACTCAGCAGGAGACTTTGAGAATGGTTAATGGCTGGTTTCCCTTTGGTGGAAACACGTGAGGATGATGACAATATTCAACTTTGTAACTCAAAACAAACAACTGTTGGTACACATATGCAGATACATGCCTTTGGGTTTACATGTGCAGTCTCAGATGATGAGGGCCAGGGCCAGTGCCTGCTGCAACTTCTGTGGAAATTTCTGAGCTGATTTCAGCTTTGGTTCTCCTTACCTGGAGCATCTGGGGCCCATAACTGCATGAACTTGCCTTAAGAATGAACAGTGGGCACCTTAGGGCAATCCTTTTGTGAGCATTATCCTGCTTTCAGGTCTTAGCTCAGACCTACTAAAGAAATATGCTACAATGTTTGACTCATAAATAAAGGTACTATCGGTTTCAAATAAGAGAAATTGAAGAACCAAAGCCAGGGGAACATATAGCTCTAAAaccttttgctttccttttgctGGCTGGTATGATATGTTCCAGTTTGGTGACCAAAGACACAACTATCTGGTTTGTGGAAGGCTTGCAGATTGAGAGAGGATGGTACTGTTCATCTCACATGAGTTCTGATCACCCACAGAGCCTGCTGATGGGCATGGCGTGAAGGGTGGGCAGGAATCGGCCCCCACACAAACACTTGTCCATGGAAGAGACTTTGTGCCACATATGAACTGCTGGGCAGGCACAAATACACCCACCAGAGGTGTCCTGAGAAAAAGTGTCTGttgcaaaataataattaataaaaatagatctGAGGGCACTGGGAGGAGAGGAAGCGAGACCGGTTACCCAGGTTTGCCCTGGGATTCTCGTAAGGCCTCCTCCAGTTTCTGTCTAAACTTGTTGTACTTCTTCTGCACTTGTTGAATTTTGTCCTGCTCTTCTTTTTCCAGGATCGTTAGGAAGTTCTGGAGCTCAGGGATGGAGAAGGCATCCCACTGTGAGGGTGAGGGAGatcagggaagaaagagaagaggaaatgggTTAGCAGTTAGCATGATCTGAGGGCCCTGCTGCCTTTACACAGTTCACACAGGTGATTCACGCACACTCTACTACTGAATGGCAGTGCCATGAATGAAGCTTGGGTCATATATGTCTGTCACACCAGCAATGAAAGTTCATATCATGGCATCTTGTGACCAAGAGATTACAGTCAGTAAGTTccgtttttattttgaaaatcaatAGTAGCTGAAGTCTTGGTGATGCTAGAGCCTCCCAGGTTCCCAACAAGCAACAACTTCAGAGGCAGGTGGAAGACTGCTGGACTTGGACCCTGGACTCTCAGGTCAGGGACTGACCACCTttcaccagctgtgtgaccttgagcactCACTCTACCCCTGGTCTTGTATGCTCCTCCCCCTAGGATGAGGGGGCTGCTGCCCTTCCTATTAGAGCAGATGGGACAGCATGCCTATGAAGCTCAGGAGAGCCTTGTTGGCTCCAGCCTGTGCAGAAGGGACTGGGTGCCTAAGTGTGACTCTACTTAGGCTGTCCTTAGAGCAAAGGCCCCCAAAGGGCCAAGGAATGAGAGTCCTTAGCACTTTGAGCATGAAGGAGCATTATGGTTTATCTGGTTTAATCCCTACATTGGATAAATTAGAGACTTGCAGTCCACAGAAAGGTGAACTAGAACTAGAACCCAGGTCTTCTTTCCATAGGGCCAACAGCGTTCACACCTTTCAGTGGAATCCTTTTCCAAACAAGCTATTCTATAGACTTGAACAGATAAAGCAGATGGGAGAGGAGCTTTCATGGTTAAAGTGGGGACAGAGCCCCACCTGCCcaaatcttcccaatctccagtGACCCCCCAAGACTGCTCACAGCCTAGGCCTCCACTGAATGGTGTGACAAAGCCTGAGACCTTCCCCTGCTCTCAGTCACTCGAAGACTCCACCTCCCAACAATCGCAGGCGTTGGGGGGCACCAGCTGGTTTCACCCCATTTATGCTACAAGATTGGACACAGGTTAGGCCTTGTTGGGGGAGGGAAGTAGTATTttaagaacagaaagagaaaaatggctcAAAAATGTTTAGGCACAGTGGAACCCACAGATGGAGCTTGTTGGGCCTGAACACGGGGTTTCTAAGTCCCCTCCACCCTGAGTTTTCAGAAACAGCACAGGAAAACCTTTCTTTCTACAGGCCTTGCCAGACACAGGCAGTGACTTACTACCCCTGGAGGGGCTGACAATCCTGGCTTAAACACTGAGCCTATGGTTCAATGCTCACACCAGTCTAGCTCTCCAGCAGTCATTTTTTGCTGCTTCTGCTGCTTGGCTCCCACCAGTACTGGTCAGTTAGGACAACTGCACCCAACcggtggaccctgagggatgggtTTACCCAAAGGGTCCAggacctacctccacctctccaGTTTCATTCTCCTTTAGCACAAAGCTGAGGACATCGGTGTCAGGCCCAGCGAGTAGGCGCAGGTAGAGGGGGCAGTCAGCAATGGAGAGTTTCTGGAATAGTACTGCAAACCAAGAAAGAGGGCTGGGTGATCACCGCAAAAAGGAGAATGGGACAGGGTAGGATGGGATTGGAAATGTAGACGGGGGCCTTATAACTGGAAGTGAACGTATGATCCTTTCAacttaataaaatgaagttgACAAGACTAGATAGGATGGGCTAGGGGGAgggtagctcagtgacagagcacttgcctagcatgtatcaggccctaggttccattcccagcacaggAGAGACGATAAAGCAATGACTTCTTATCTTGGGTGTGTGCTCAGAGTTTAAGACATGTTTCCCTTCATATCTCCCAGAAGATGAGGAGCAATGGGTGGATTCTCTCCCTTACAGCAGAGGAAATGGGAGCCCAGGGTGTGGTTTTCCTGCACACACAGAGTTAGGGGTACAATAGTGGGTATGAGTCAAAGCCCTCCGCTCATCTCTGCCCAGATCCAGTGCATACCTCTTCTACAGATCTGAGCACTCTATGGATGACTGGACCACCATGCAAAAGCCCACCCCTCCCACACGGGGCTGGCAGGAGCATTAGTGGGTGTGTGTGCAGACTGGTGATTGGGAGCTTTTTCCTACCTTGTCCATCCTTGTGTATCCGCTTAAAAAGCGCAAACTTCTGGGGATTGTCCACAACCATGAACTTCCTGAGCAGCCCTTGGATGACCTCACTGACTGTGGTGGTGCTGCTGATGTGTAGTTGCTTGATGGCATCGAGTGGCAGGTAGAAGGATGTCCGCTTGTCTGTGGTGGCCGCCAGGTTCACCTCTTTGATGGCATCGTAGATGGACTGGGGCCGGATCCCAGCAGGCACTGTTACCGGCCGTCGAAGTTTCAAATGCACTTTGATGAAACCCGTGTAGGTGCCATCTTCGCTCTGTAAGTGGGAGGCGTCATGTGGGTTCAGGAGGACCAGCCTGCATGACTGTGTCTCCCACTTTGTACCATCTCCTCATGGGCTGCAGAGGCCTAATAGTAGGGCCACCCCAGCCAGACCTCTTCCCTGAGTTCCTTCTTGTCTTTATTGACCTAGGGTGCTGGAAGGGCACATGGGCCAAGAGGAGGCCCTGAGTCCAGCTACCAAAGAGGACTAGTGGGGCTGCCATGGTTTCCCTCCCATGGCTCAGCCCGGCAGCCCCAGACCTGCTGCCAGACTTGTCTTTGGTGAGTTCTCACCCTAAGAGGTGGGGTCTGCAGTAGCCTCTCCAGTTTGCACTTCCAAATCAGGGAGGAATAAGAAGGCTCTATAATAAGGTCCTCAGAGGCCCAGCCCAAACAACTTGCAGCCTTTAAGATAAATCTGGGCCCATTGGTGACTGGATTTTCTACCTGGCTGGATCCTCAAGGAGCCAGTTGGGGCCAGCCACCAGCAGGGGGCAGGGTTCTTCTATCTTCTCTGCTCCCTGTTAAAGATGGCCTTTCTGAACCTTTGCAGTTAGGGGGCCTCACCTTTCTGAAGCACTGCACAAtctaagggaaaggaagagggctTCCTGGGGGCCAAGCAATACTAGGCCCAAGGTCACTCTTTGTCATTTAATTCCCCCAAGATCTCTTTAACACATAGGTACAGATATCTCTATTGTACATTCAAGTTCACAGAGGTTAAGAAAGTTTCCCAAAGTTGGAAGTATAAACATGGATGGATCAGAGATTGGCTCTGATCCTATTCTAAAGCCTGATCTATTTCCCTAGAGCCTCTGAGGCCACTGACAGCTAGGCTATCAGCATTCCAAGACCCCTGAGGCCTCTAGAGGCCCTGAGAAAGGGGAGAGAGCTACAAGGGAGTAACCCTGGAATGCAGAGGAGAGCAGACAGCCAGGccggaagggggcagagtgggtggaggGGTGGGCAGACCCACTCACCAGCTTCATGCCCAGGCAGTTCTTCTCCCGGCTGTTGTAGCTGTCAATCTTCTGCTTGATCTCCTGCAGTGTGGGCGGGCGTGGCGTCTCCTCCACTGGTTTACATACATTCTGGAGCAGACATGGAAGTGTGGGAGATAAACAGTGGTTCTCAGAATGAGGAGGGGACAAACCACTCCTCCCAAAGGCCACTCTCATCAAGAAGAAATGAACTCCAGCCCTCTACAATGAAGTTAATTACACAGACCTAGGGTAAGAACAGTAAGAGGCCAGGTGTCCCGTGGAAGCAACTCACATCTC is a window from the Castor canadensis chromosome 11, mCasCan1.hap1v2, whole genome shotgun sequence genome containing:
- the Rassf5 gene encoding ras association domain-containing protein 5 isoform X1, with product MAMASPAIGQRPYPLLLDPEPPRYLQSLSGPEPPVLPPPPGRSSRRCVPASLSTAPGAHEGRGARKAARGDSEPQPRASRPARPLRPGLQQRLRRRPGAPRPRDVRSIFEQPQDPRVPAERGEGHCFIELALRGGPGWCDLCGREVLRQALRCANCKFTCHPECRNLIQLDCSRQEGQARDRPSPESTLTPTFGQNVCKPVEETPRPPTLQEIKQKIDSYNSREKNCLGMKLSEDGTYTGFIKVHLKLRRPVTVPAGIRPQSIYDAIKEVNLAATTDKRTSFYLPLDAIKQLHISSTTTVSEVIQGLLRKFMVVDNPQKFALFKRIHKDGQVLFQKLSIADCPLYLRLLAGPDTDVLSFVLKENETGEVEWDAFSIPELQNFLTILEKEEQDKIQQVQKKYNKFRQKLEEALRESQGKPG
- the Rassf5 gene encoding ras association domain-containing protein 5 isoform X3, producing MTVDSSMSSGYCSLDEELEDCFFTAKTTFFRNAQSRPSKNVCKPVEETPRPPTLQEIKQKIDSYNSREKNCLGMKLSEDGTYTGFIKVHLKLRRPVTVPAGIRPQSIYDAIKEVNLAATTDKRTSFYLPLDAIKQLHISSTTTVSEVIQGLLRKFMVVDNPQKFALFKRIHKDGQVLFQKLSIADCPLYLRLLAGPDTDVLSFVLKENETGEVEWDAFSIPELQNFLTILEKEEQDKIQQVQKKYNKFRQKLEEALRESQGKPG
- the Rassf5 gene encoding ras association domain-containing protein 5 isoform X2: MNPPLPDCKFTCHPECRNLIQLDCSRQEGQARDRPSPESTLTPTFGQNVCKPVEETPRPPTLQEIKQKIDSYNSREKNCLGMKLSEDGTYTGFIKVHLKLRRPVTVPAGIRPQSIYDAIKEVNLAATTDKRTSFYLPLDAIKQLHISSTTTVSEVIQGLLRKFMVVDNPQKFALFKRIHKDGQVLFQKLSIADCPLYLRLLAGPDTDVLSFVLKENETGEVEWDAFSIPELQNFLTILEKEEQDKIQQVQKKYNKFRQKLEEALRESQGKPG